Genomic segment of Blastocatellia bacterium:
GATCATGGCAGCCGTCGCCTTGTATGATTACGAAGTTGAACGATTCGGCGCCGCCCGCACCATGCACCGCAAAGCCAAAGAGCGCCTGGCTCAACTGCCTGATCAATTCATGTCGTTGGACGTGAAAGCGTTCATTGAACAACTGGACGCGTTTTTCGCCTTCACCGTCGAAGAAGCCCGCGCTGGTCGGCATCGCCCGCCCCGGCAGCCGAGGATTCAGTTATGCCAGCTTTAGAAAAAAAGCGCCGGCTGGCCAATCACTGGCTCATACCTGCGCTGGGAGTCTGTCTGCTGGTAGGATGGCTGCCGCGCTTGCCTGCTATCTCCCGGACGATGCAAACAACGTTCACCGATGTTACAGCCGAAACTGGCCTGGCCGACAACGGGAACGTCGAAGGCGCTGCCTGGGGTGACTTCGATCATGACGGCGATCTTGACCTGTTCACCTGCCATCACCTGACCGTCCCGCCGGCAGGCGACAGCGTGCTCTATCAAAACAATGGCAATGGCAGATTCAACTTGCTGTTTCGCATGCAGAGCCTGATGGGGCGCGCGGCGCAACGCAATAATTCAACGGGCAAAAACGACGATCATTCGCCGGCGTGGGGCGATTTTGATAACGACGGCGATCTGGACCTCTACATCTCTCGCGGCAACGGTCAGCCGGATAGCCTTCTGCGTAACGATGGGCCACGCGGATTCATTGATGTTGCCGAAACGGCTGGTGTCGCCGATCCGGGCGGGCGTGGTCGAACGGCGACATGGGTAGACGTAGACAATGACGGCTTTCTCGACTTGTTTATCACCAACCATGCAACATCGAATCGGCTTTACCGCAATCGTGGCGACGGTACGTTTGTTGACATGACCGCGCATGCTGGACTCAGCGGGTCACGCTCGGACCGAAAAGCGACTGTGTGGGCTGATTACAATCAAGATGGCTGGATGGATGTATTCATCACCGAAACGCGCGACCCACGTGATAGGAATTTTGATCCGCCGCTCAACCGCCTGTATCGCAATGAGGGTGGTTTCACGTTCACCGATGTCACCGCAGCGGTAAAGCTGCCTCTGACCGGTTATAGTCAGGGCGCCGCCTGGGGCGATTATGACAATGATGGCGATCTTGATCTGTTTGTCGTCAATGAACAATCCCCGCATTCACTCTACGAAAACAATGGCGATGGCACATTCACCGACGTCGCCCTCCGCGCCGGCGTCGCTGAGCAGCGAGCCGCGCGCGCCGCTCTCTGGGGCGATTATGATAACGACGGCGACCTGGATCTCTACCTCAGCTTGTCTTCACACGCTCCACGGCTCTACCGCAACAATGGCGATGGCACATTCACTGATGTTGCAGCGTTGGCCGGGCTGTCAATGGAAAACTCCAGCATACAATGGGGCGCCGCCTGGGGCGATTACAACAATGACGGTTTCCTCGACCTGTTCCTGACCGATCAGCGCATCAGCGGTGGCCGCTACAGTCATCTGCTCTACCGCAACAACGGAAACCAGAACCACTGGCTGACGCTCAAACTGGTTGGCACGCGCAGCAACCGCGATGGCGTCGGCGCGACCGTCACACTGATGGCCGGCGGCCTGACGCAATTCCGCGAACAAAATGGCGGCTCGCACCTACTCTCGCAAAACAGCTCGATCATTCATTTCGGACTTGGTTCAACACACACAGTTGATTGGCTGATCATCCGCTGGCCGAGTGGACTCAGGCAACACCTGAGGGCAGTAGCTGCCGACCAAATACTGACGATCACAGAACCAGCCAATTAGTCCGAACGAGCGCAGGTCTACTCACCTGCTACGTGGCGGTTCGACCTTCAATCACCGAACCGGTCAACTAGAACGATTTTCAGTTTGCGTTTAGCTGGGGCCCCACATCTTGCAGACTAATGCATGCTGGAACCGTGCGTTCCCAGGGTAAACTCATTCGCAAACCGCTCTAAGCTTGTGGAGTTTGGATAGAACGCGGATGCGGCGGCTGCGGCGGATTTTCGCCGATTGATCCGCGTTGATCAGCCCAATCCGTGTCATCCGTGTTCCATGAATGGCATTCACTCAGTGGAGTTGGATAGAACGCGGATGCGGCGGCTGCGGCGGATTTTCGCCGATTGATCCGCGTTGATCAGCCCAATCCGTGTCATCCGTGTTCCATCAGCTTGCGATTTTCAATTGCATTTAGCCTGGTTGCCCCGCATCTTGTTGCGAGCCGATGCACGCTGCAAGCGCGCCCTAGGGTAAACTCATTCACAAATCGCTCATGAGGGAAAGACCACGTTCTTCATATCTTCATCAAGTGCCTCCGACTCAATTCACGCGTGAGCGATTTGTCACTTCAAGGGCACATAAAACGCCCCATCTTCTCGTCTTTGCAGTAGGCATGCCCGATCAATGCTGATGAGAGTTTTGACTTGAGCCATTCTACCTCTCTTTTCCGGCCTCAGTAGTCACACCATCTGTTGTGATCTCCCCAAACTCCTACCTGACACCCATCACAGGCGTTTGCGGTAATGATAAAACGCCGTGACGCCTAACTGACGCACGCCCGGCGTCCTCTCCAGGACTGGCTCGACGAGACGATTGAGCACAAAGAGCTGGTCAGGCACAAACGAGAAGAGAAAAATCCTCACCGTCTCAGCGACGCGCTCGAACCCACGCGCCTGAAGTGCCCGCGCCATCTCGCGTCTGCCGATGAACCGCTCATACGGATCGCCAGGGGTTTTGTACCGCGCGAAGACCCTATCCAGCCCGCGCATCCGAACCCACGCACGTTTGAGCCAACTGTGAAACCCCGCGCGTGTCGGCGTGGAAAGAACAAGATGACCACCGGGCCGCAGCACGCGATGGGCTTCTTGTAAGAACTCAGGCCAGTTTGGCAAATGCTCCACCATCTCAAGCGATGTGACGACATCGAACGAGCTTGCCGGAAACGGAAGCGTGCAGGCCTCAGCTTGAAGGAATCGCGTTGGTGCGTCATTGGCGCTGGCCAGGTGCTCACCGAAGCTGACGAACTCCCACCCAATGTCAATGGCGACGACACGCGCCCGCTTACTAAAATGGTGCTGAAGATAGATCGCCGACTCGCCCGGCCCGCAACCGACATCGAGTACGTCGCGCGCCGTCACGTCCCTCAGTAGCTCCAACACGGTCTCAATTCGCCGACGTCGAATGTGGCGAATCGCCGCGCGGCGAAATCCGAACTCGTCAGTAAAATAGTAGCGGTAGGCGAGATTCTCTTTGACTTCCTCAGGCGGAGGTAACCGTAATTCGGACAGGACGGCGAGCGGGATCGAGCCTCCTGTGCCCTGGGCAGGCTTGCTACCGCTTGCGCTCTTGATCTGGTCTGCCAAGTTGACCTCACTATCAGACGACAGTTTCCATCGCCGCATCCCATAAGACAGGACGTCCCAAGCGATGCGACAGATTGGCCATGTGCACGGCCACCGCGATGAGTTTTTCCACCCGGCTTTCCGTCAGCCACTTGAACCCCGGCTTTTCCCAGGACAACAGTGTACCGAAGTCAACGGTAACGCCAGTCAGCAGCCCTTCCGGCATCTGCGAGTCTTCAATTAGCGACAGGGAAAATGCTAACAACTCTTCCCCCCGGCGCTCCGCGTCTCTGATATTGTTGATCTCCGCATACCGAGTGACTGCTGAAACAAGTAATGGCTCGGCTTCCAACGACCATGCGTATACGTAGAAGTTTTTTCCTACATGGTATCTCGTGAGCCCGGTCACTTCTGTCACGCCGGTGCTCTCATCCTCTCTCGGATCACGCGCACGCACCCTGTCCAAAAAGAAAATCTGTGGCTCGTTCAGTGCGATCTTCGGATAGAGCCCATCAGGCCACGCCTCGCCTTGGTTGCTTGCTGCATGCATTCTATCAAAGCTCGAGGGAGGCACGTCTCTAGCCTCTTCGCCTCTTGCGCATCCTCCACCCTGTGGAAACACCAACGCTTCAACGATGGAGCCGGGCACGACCAACCCTTTTCCTTTCAGCACTGAGGCTATCCGAATCGTCATAATTCGGGAGTGGTCTGTGCGATACATAAGCGGCGAGCTTCTGACTTTAATCCCAGCCGCTTCCCGTGTGGCGACCACCTCACCGATGGCAACAACCGGCACATCAATGACCATAGAGTTCGCCGTGTCATGAACCCACCAGGCCCAATTTCTTAAACGGTACTCTCTCTCTCGGGCTGACAGATTCACGGTGAGTAACAGAATCACGCCAGTACAAAATGCACATCTGAGCTTGATATGACCCATACTGTTGTTCGTAATCATAGGGCACTCTTCTTCTTATTCGGTGCCAGCAGAGGTGATTGTCGCAGACGCTCCCACACCTGTCGGTCCGCCTCAGTCTTCGGTTCTGTAGCTAATATCGCCCTGAACCCATTCCGCACTTCTGCTACATTTAGGTCTTCCAGCAATTCAATGACGTGTAGACGCAGATCAAAACTTTCACGATCGTCCTGAACCATTCTTAGGAACGGCGCTAGCGAAATCGGTCTCCTCTTGTTCTCCTTTATATAGTCAAAAAAGCCGAGCAAAATTTGTGCTCGAACACCGCCGTCACGATCGGGATCGGTCACTATCTCGATTAATTCCCCGACTTCATTGTGCCTCAGCCAATTGATGACACTCTCCTTTTTGCCCGTTTTCGAGTTATGGCGATCAGCGGTGAAGAATAAAGCCGCATCAAACGCCAACGCAAATTGTGTGGATTTATCACGAACTATTCCAAAGCTAAACTTAAGTGCTCTTGATCTCGACGATAAGGGTCCCTGATATGGCTGATCTCAATGCACCGTTTAACAGCTCTTATCTCGGAGCCATCGGCGTTGATGGGTAGGGAAGCAGCATAGCCCCAAAGGCTCCTTTCTCCATAGTGTTCCTTTAATCCTGCCCACTCGACCCAGGTGTCATCATAGTTAATACTAAACAGGAAAAAAATCGTTGCCCTATTAAGGGGGACCTCTGGATACCTCTCCTTGCGCTCAAAGGGAAATCGCGGGAGTTCGCCTGTTTCGCGATATTTTTCGAAAAGTTGCCGGTTAGTTACACCGGGAGGGAGGTTCCCGTAATCAATGATAGATGGAATCACTATGGCCTCCAACTCAGTTCCAGGTGGTACCCAACTCGTGCCCTTCAGCGTTTCTTCAACACGGATGCGTAAGAATCGGATGCCACTGACACGTGAAGTATTCTGAGAATAAATCTGAACCCATTGCGCTGCACAAAAATCAACTGCCTGGCCAATTATGATAACCGGCATCGTGTTGCACAAATACAGCCCAACCCTGTTTGTTTTCCATTGATACCAATCTTGTTGTGCACCAAATTCCGGCGGCGTCAGGATTAGGCTCAGTGCTACAATGACAGACGTTCTTAGGTTCTTTTGTGTCATATCTCGATAGCCTCCTCCTCTCCTCTTAAAATAACCACTTTGATGGTCTGTGGCGAGCGTAAGCTCACGGGCGATTCCTGCAGAATCCCAGCTGCGTAATGATTTTGATCTGGTGTTATTCACGAGACCGCTTCTACTCACTTCTGGGAAATCTCAGGGGAAATATTCTGGTCTACAAGCGGAGACTACATCCCTGCTCTGCTCAGATGGATGGTCTTCAATTGCGTGAAAAATTCTTTGGCTGCCTGTCCCTGCTCACGGGAATAAGAACTGGACTCCTTCATCCCACCGAACGGAGCTTGCGGTTCGACTCCGGCCGTTTCCCCGTTCACCCGAACCAAGCCGGCTTCGACACGCTCGGCAAACTCCAGGGCTGCATTCAGGTCCTTGGTGAACAGGGCTGCGCTCAAGCCGTACCGAACCGAGTTGGCTACAGCCAAAGCTTCCTCAAATGTCTGCACTGAGATGAGGGAAAGTACAGGACCAAAGATCTCCTCTTGAGCGATCTGCATCTCCGGTCGTACATCCACAAAGACGGTCGGCTCAACGTAGTATCCATGCCGATAGCGTTCTCCCTGGGGAATCCGGCCACCTAGCGCCAACTTCGCTCCCTCTTTTTTCCCTAGCTCCACATAGCCCAAGACCTTCTCCCGCTGCGCTTCTGAAATCAACGGCCCTATGTCAGTAGATGGATCTGTCCCTGGGCCAATCACCAACCGCGCGCACCGATCAAGAATGCGCTCGCGGAGTTCGTCGTAAACGGATTCCATCACGATCGCCCGACTGGTGGAGGTACAGCGTTCTCCGGCTCCCCGCATCGCGCCGCTGACAATCAGTTCAGTGGCCTGGGCCAGGTCAGCATCGTCCAGAACAATGGCGGGGTTTTTCCCACCCATTTCGAGTTGATACTTGACGTTCCGGTCCAGAGCAAGCCGGGCAATCATCTTTCCGGTGCTGACCGAGCCCGTGAAGGTAATGGCGTTGATCCCACCGTGCTCAACCAGAGCTTGCCCGGCCACCGATCCCAGGCCCTGAACTAGGTTCAAGACCCCCGCCGGAACGCCCGCCTGGGCCAAGAGCTCTACAATCAACGCCGCCGTCAACGGTGACAATTCTGAGGGTTTAAACACCACTGTGTTTCCATAGATGAGGGCAGGAGCAATCTTCCAGCACGGAATCGCCACCGGGAAATTCCACGGCGTGATGACCGCGACGACTCCCAAGGGAACGCGCGTCGTATACATGAGCGATCGTGCATTCGCCGATGGAATCACTTCACCTATATCCAACAGTCCTGCTCCGGCATAGTAACGCAGGATTAACACTCCGCGCGCGACTTCGGCCCGCGACTCAGCAAGCGCCTTCCCCTCTTCGCGGGTCAGCGCTCTGGCAACCTCCTCCAGGCGTGACTCCAGCAGGTTGGCAGCTCTGCTTAGTATGGCTGCGCGCTCGATCGAGGAAAGCGAACGCCACGCTGGGAAGGCCTGGCGAGCGGTGTTGACAGCTTCGTCCACGTCCTCTCTATCGGAGCTGGGAAACTCGCCGATAAGATCGCCCGTGTCCGCCGGATTGACGTTTTGAAATCGAGATCGAGAGTGGGATGGCTTCCAGGTCCCACCGATGAAGTTCTCCTTTAAATATTCGCGTTCCATCGAATCCCTCCACCAAACATTGCTCGGAATGCCTTTAGAGTAGCGGAAAAAGATGGTCTACGGCTGGGAGTGCAGGCCCTTAACCAGTCTATGTCGGTACCAAACTGGCCTTTGTCAGCAATCACTCCCAGGGACGCTAAACACATACGCTACATGTTTCATCCCTCTATCTTCATCCCGGCTGTCAACCCCCCATCAATGACAAAAATGGCACCCGTGACGAAATCAGACTCGGGCGAAGCGAGATAAAGAGCGCAGTAGGCGACATCGTCGGGGCGACCAAGCCGTTTCAGTGGCAATGCCTGTTGGAGCCGCTCCCGCAACTTTGGCCGCTCTTCAAAGGCCGTCCTGGTTGTTTCCGTCTCGATTGTCCCCGGACAGATCACATTGGCGCGAATCCCCTGACCACCGTATTGCACAGCCATTAACCGCGTCAATGCGATAACGCCACCTTTAGCAGCCGTGTAAGCTGCCAGATGCACGCCAAAGAGGGCGTTGACCGAAGCGATATTCACGATTGATCCCCATCCACCTGCCGCCATAGGAGGAATGGCGTATTTCGAGCAAAGATAGACGCTGCGAAGACAGGCATCGAGCGTGTCGTCCCAAATCGCCTCACTAACCTCCAGGAGAACACCATCTCCTGCCCAGCGCGCTGCATTATTGACTAAAATATCCAGTCTTCCGTACCGGGAAACAGTGGTCCGAACAAGAGCTTCGACCTCATCAGCCTGGCTCACATCACAGCGGACGAACGATGCCTCGCCGCCTGCTGATCTAATACGGGTAGCGACTTCCTCTCCCAACTCAGCACGAATATCGCAGAGGGCAACCCTCGCTCCTTCTCCAGCAAAAAGTTCGGCGATGGCGCGACCAATGCCAGCGGCGGCTCCGGTCACAATCGCGACTTTATCCTTCAGTCTCATGTTGGGCATCTCCGTCTCTTTCAGAGCACCGATGGCGGAGGCACTTTTAGCCCTCAATTCCGAGAATCGTCAATGCATCACGTTGAACGATCCCTTGCAGGGCTTCCTCCGGCACTCTCGGTAAACTAGTCCCTTCGACAAGACGATTTATCGAAAGCAATCCATCAATTGTCTCCTGTGGCGTGGCAAAAGGAAAATCGGATCCAAACAGCAGTTTGTCGAGGACACAATATTCGTTAGCCAAAACGAGCGCATTGTAAAACTGCCAAGGGCGATAGCAGAGCGCTGAGATGTCGGCGAAGATGTTCGGCTGCTTCCGGATGAGCACCGTCGTTTCCTCGATCCATGGATGTCCCAAATGAGCGATGACGATCTTCAAATCTGGATACTCAAGGGCTACATCTTCGAGCAGCACGGGAGAGGCAATCTTTAAGGGGGCGACGCGCAAGAAGGTTGTCCCTTGATGAATCATGAGGGGCAGGTGCTTCCTCTGGCAGTATTCGTAGATTGGCTGCATCCGCTTATCCATCGGGTGGACGTTCTGATAAATCGGCCCCAGCTTCACCCCACGCAGGTTCAGCTCTTCCACGCTGTGTTGTAGGATATCAAGATACCCTGGTTCGCTGGGGTCAACTGAAGCAAAGCCAATAAGCTTTTCTGGATGTTCCCGCACATAGGCCGCAACGAACTCGTTTGGAACTAGGATGCCCGAATGTTTGGCCCTCAAGCCAAAGACGATAGCTTTATCCACAGGTCCCATCGCGGTCCAGTGATCTTCGGGCCTGATGTCAAAATTCACGGGCGAGGTTTTCGCCCTCGAAGAATCGGCTATGAACTCATCCGACAGGTGCTCACGTAACCACACGTGGCTGTGGCAATCAACAATCATGGTGCGCCTCCTCTAAGAGTAACCATTCTCATCCTTGGTGGCGTGCGCGGAGCACATAGGCGATTCCCAAGGAAATAAGCGACAGATGAACTGATCATCTGAATGGCTCATCAGTGAATCAGTTGATCTGCCCAGACTCCCCATCGTTCATCATGGTCGCAAGCATAAACTCCGCATTATTCGCCACAGATTCTTTCTAAAAGGTCCACGCGTTCAATAAAATACCTCAACCTTCAACCGATCTCCAGTACCTGGTAGAAAGACCTCATCCTGACTGAATTTTGTCCACTCTCGTCCATTGACCTCCACGCGCCGGATCGCTGTGCGGCCAGGATGTGGAAGGCGAATGACGATCTCGGCTGCCGCAGATCTTTGCGGGGGGATGACCTCGACAGCGATATGATCTCGTTCGACCTGCGAATGGATCGAAAAGCTTACACTACCAAAATAGGTAGGGGCATCCCTCACCTCAATGCGCTTGCCCTCATCAAGCCATCGCCGCGGGATCAACGGAGCCAGTATCAACCGGCCCGTTGGCTTTTGGTCCTGATCTCTCTCTTCGGAGATAAGCATCTTACGAAGCAGTTGCAGCACTATCCCTGCTCCCGCCGAAAGAGGCTCAGAAGCAGTGGTAGCTGCATCGGCATGCAAATAGGAACCGCCGTATATCCCCCAGCGCCATTGCTTATCCAGATAGGTGTTCTCTAGAAACAGATTACTCACCCTCAGGGGGAAGACCCCGGCAACCTCCGGCGAGGAGAAAGTGTCTCTGGACATCCCATGGGCCAGCATCCCATAAAACGCCGCCAGAAATTTCTCTCGCTGCTGCGCTTCCAGCAATGTCAAAGCGTAGCCAAATCCATAGATGTGATCTAGGCCGCGATAAAACCGCGCCAGCCCGTTCATCACTCCGCCTCTCTGTTCTAAATAGTCGGTGATCCACCGTGCCCTTTCTTCCCCGCTTGGGAAAATCCCGGTCTCCAAAAAGAGCGGAGCGAATAAGCTCCAATAATTCCCCAAGTCGTCTTCGAGCAAAAACGGATAGGATGTCTCGCGCGCTTTATAGCCTGGCTTGTTCGCATCACCAATTTCTAAAGCCATCGGGAGAAATGGCGGGTGAATACTGCGATCCAGAATCCGATCGCACACAGCCAAGATTGTTGCCCGATACTCGGCAGCATCATCCAAATATTTTTTTGCTAGCTCTTCCATCCCGACTTCTTGGAACACCAATCCCGTCTCCTGAAGACCGCGCCAACACGTGGCGTTTGAGTAAATGCTATAAGCTGGTGTCCTGATATCACCGCCATAGGCATGCTTTGGCAAAAGCCCGGTAGTAAGCTCATTCCGCCCTTCGTTCTCGCGCCTCGCCCTCATCGTCCATTCGGCACTCTCCTTCAATTGGGGCGTGATCTTCCACAACCACTGTCGGTC
This window contains:
- a CDS encoding DUF309 domain-containing protein translates to MTEPAYTAEHAQLYPSEYLRGIELFNAGHYYECHEVLEDIWVTACGQEKLFYQGLIMAAVALYDYEVERFGAARTMHRKAKERLAQLPDQFMSLDVKAFIEQLDAFFAFTVEEARAGRHRPPRQPRIQLCQL
- a CDS encoding CRTAC1 family protein — protein: MPALEKKRRLANHWLIPALGVCLLVGWLPRLPAISRTMQTTFTDVTAETGLADNGNVEGAAWGDFDHDGDLDLFTCHHLTVPPAGDSVLYQNNGNGRFNLLFRMQSLMGRAAQRNNSTGKNDDHSPAWGDFDNDGDLDLYISRGNGQPDSLLRNDGPRGFIDVAETAGVADPGGRGRTATWVDVDNDGFLDLFITNHATSNRLYRNRGDGTFVDMTAHAGLSGSRSDRKATVWADYNQDGWMDVFITETRDPRDRNFDPPLNRLYRNEGGFTFTDVTAAVKLPLTGYSQGAAWGDYDNDGDLDLFVVNEQSPHSLYENNGDGTFTDVALRAGVAEQRAARAALWGDYDNDGDLDLYLSLSSHAPRLYRNNGDGTFTDVAALAGLSMENSSIQWGAAWGDYNNDGFLDLFLTDQRISGGRYSHLLYRNNGNQNHWLTLKLVGTRSNRDGVGATVTLMAGGLTQFREQNGGSHLLSQNSSIIHFGLGSTHTVDWLIIRWPSGLRQHLRAVAADQILTITEPAN
- a CDS encoding class I SAM-dependent methyltransferase, which codes for MADQIKSASGSKPAQGTGGSIPLAVLSELRLPPPEEVKENLAYRYYFTDEFGFRRAAIRHIRRRRIETVLELLRDVTARDVLDVGCGPGESAIYLQHHFSKRARVVAIDIGWEFVSFGEHLASANDAPTRFLQAEACTLPFPASSFDVVTSLEMVEHLPNWPEFLQEAHRVLRPGGHLVLSTPTRAGFHSWLKRAWVRMRGLDRVFARYKTPGDPYERFIGRREMARALQARGFERVAETVRIFLFSFVPDQLFVLNRLVEPVLERTPGVRQLGVTAFYHYRKRL
- a CDS encoding aldehyde dehydrogenase family protein → MEREYLKENFIGGTWKPSHSRSRFQNVNPADTGDLIGEFPSSDREDVDEAVNTARQAFPAWRSLSSIERAAILSRAANLLESRLEEVARALTREEGKALAESRAEVARGVLILRYYAGAGLLDIGEVIPSANARSLMYTTRVPLGVVAVITPWNFPVAIPCWKIAPALIYGNTVVFKPSELSPLTAALIVELLAQAGVPAGVLNLVQGLGSVAGQALVEHGGINAITFTGSVSTGKMIARLALDRNVKYQLEMGGKNPAIVLDDADLAQATELIVSGAMRGAGERCTSTSRAIVMESVYDELRERILDRCARLVIGPGTDPSTDIGPLISEAQREKVLGYVELGKKEGAKLALGGRIPQGERYRHGYYVEPTVFVDVRPEMQIAQEEIFGPVLSLISVQTFEEALAVANSVRYGLSAALFTKDLNAALEFAERVEAGLVRVNGETAGVEPQAPFGGMKESSSYSREQGQAAKEFFTQLKTIHLSRAGM
- a CDS encoding SDR family oxidoreductase, with translation MRLKDKVAIVTGAAAGIGRAIAELFAGEGARVALCDIRAELGEEVATRIRSAGGEASFVRCDVSQADEVEALVRTTVSRYGRLDILVNNAARWAGDGVLLEVSEAIWDDTLDACLRSVYLCSKYAIPPMAAGGWGSIVNIASVNALFGVHLAAYTAAKGGVIALTRLMAVQYGGQGIRANVICPGTIETETTRTAFEERPKLRERLQQALPLKRLGRPDDVAYCALYLASPESDFVTGAIFVIDGGLTAGMKIEG
- a CDS encoding amidohydrolase family protein, with the protein product MIVDCHSHVWLREHLSDEFIADSSRAKTSPVNFDIRPEDHWTAMGPVDKAIVFGLRAKHSGILVPNEFVAAYVREHPEKLIGFASVDPSEPGYLDILQHSVEELNLRGVKLGPIYQNVHPMDKRMQPIYEYCQRKHLPLMIHQGTTFLRVAPLKIASPVLLEDVALEYPDLKIVIAHLGHPWIEETTVLIRKQPNIFADISALCYRPWQFYNALVLANEYCVLDKLLFGSDFPFATPQETIDGLLSINRLVEGTSLPRVPEEALQGIVQRDALTILGIEG